The bacterium nucleotide sequence AAAAGGTGCCCAGCAACCCGCCGTAGGTGAACGAGGCGATGGCGAGGCCGAGTTCGACCACGGGATTCTTGGTGTCCGTAAAAAATGTGGCGCTGAGGATGAATACGGCACCCCAGAGGACGGTGAAGGAACGGGAGATATACAGTTCGCGCCCAGGGTTGTCCTCCTTTTTGCCGCGCAGCGGTTTGTAAAGATCGAGCATACTGGAGGAGGCGAGTGAATTAAGAGATCCGCTGAGGTTGCCCATCGCCGCTGCAAAGATCCCGGCAATGATGATACCAGAGAGGCCGTGCGGCAGCCCCTCGACGATGAACCGCGGCAGCACCTCATCAGAGCGCATCGCGGCGCCCTGGTAGTAGGCATAGAGGGCCAGTCCTAGAGTGAGAAAGAGGGCAAACTGGATGAGAACGACTACCCCGGAGCCGATGAGCGCTTTCTGGCTTGAGCGGAGGTCGCGGCAGGTCAGCAGCCGCTGGACGATCAATTGATCGGTGCCGTGCGAAGCCATCGATAAGAACGCCCCACCGAGCAGGCCGGATAGCAGAGTATAGTTGATGGTGAAGAATTCCTTGAGGGAGCGATCCAGACCCACTTCGAGAATGGCCAGCTTGTGACCGGGCGCAGCGGCGGCGACGACACTGTCCCAGCCCTGCGGCAGCCGCCCGAGAATCAGCGCCAGGGCCAACACCGCACCGGTGATGTAGACGCTCCACTGCAGCACGTCCAGCCAGACGACGGCGCGGATGCCGCCGATAAAGGTATAGAGGATGGTGACCAGAGCGATGACGATGATGCTGGTGCTGTAGTTCCAGCCGGTGATGATGTGCAGCGGGATGGCCGTCGCAAAGAGCCGGACTCCATCCGCCAGCAGCCGCGTGAGCTGAAAGACGATCGATGAAAAGCTGCGCATGCGTGGACCAAAGCGGTTGCCGAGCAGATGATAAGCGGTCTGCATCTCGCCGCGATAGTAACGTGGCAGCAGGACCAGGGCGATGACGATACGGCCGATCAGATAGCCTGTGGCGAGCTGGAGAAAATTGAGATTGGTGAGATAAGCGAGGCCGGGGATGCTGATGAAGGTGAGGGTGCTGGTCTCGGTGGCGACGACAGAGAGGCAGACCGCCGGCCAGGGGAGATCGCGGCCGCCGAGGAAATAGTCCGCAGTACTGGTTTGTTTCTTGCCGAGCCAGGCTCCGAGCAACGTGACGCCGGCCAGATACATAAAGACGATGGCGAGATCGAGGGGCGCAAAGTTCATGGGTCCGCTTCCTTTCGGGAGTTTAGGTTCTAATTTACGAAAAAACGGGCGATTTTCAAGGACAAACTGCTGCGGCCGGCGGGCCGGCAGCCCGAAGCAGACGCCCTGAAGTTGACAAGAATTTACTTGCTTATCAGCGGTGACATAATTATATTTTAAATTATTTAAAGGAGTTATGAGCTCAGGGCATGAATAATCCCTACAAGCGGAATGACCTCTTCGCCTGCCAT carries:
- a CDS encoding sodium:solute symporter, producing the protein MNFAPLDLAIVFMYLAGVTLLGAWLGKKQTSTADYFLGGRDLPWPAVCLSVVATETSTLTFISIPGLAYLTNLNFLQLATGYLIGRIVIALVLLPRYYRGEMQTAYHLLGNRFGPRMRSFSSIVFQLTRLLADGVRLFATAIPLHIITGWNYSTSIIVIALVTILYTFIGGIRAVVWLDVLQWSVYITGAVLALALILGRLPQGWDSVVAAAAPGHKLAILEVGLDRSLKEFFTINYTLLSGLLGGAFLSMASHGTDQLIVQRLLTCRDLRSSQKALIGSGVVVLIQFALFLTLGLALYAYYQGAAMRSDEVLPRFIVEGLPHGLSGIIIAGIFAAAMGNLSGSLNSLASSSMLDLYKPLRGKKEDNPGRELYISRSFTVLWGAVFILSATFFTDTKNPVVELGLAIASFTYGGLLGTFFLGITNQRAQEDEGLLAMWSAIFFMVWIIGQKGAGIWIPALLALAAGIWLLVRLRSWSGRIFVVLWSAAMLLLITQIASPHIAWPWYVLIGCSVGYANGSILSLVHREAGDRGAGSASRSRRR